Proteins encoded together in one Penicillium digitatum chromosome 1, complete sequence window:
- a CDS encoding Importin beta-1 subunit, protein MDVRQVLQSTLAPDATERSNAEQQLAHAAEVDFAAYLITLGQELANESSPAHIRVAAGIALKNAFTFRDQAKLREVQLRWAQSINAETKTQVKELALKTLQSPDARAGNAAATLIVSIAAIELPRAEWPELMGILVQNVASGNDALKQSSLTAIGYICESQDPDLRASLTQHSNAILTAVVQGARREEPNMDVRYAAIAALSDAVDFVRTNMDNEGERNYIMQVVCEATQADEVRVQAAAFGCLNRIMGSYYEKMRFYMEKALFGLSIMGMKSEEEEVAKLAIEFWCTVCEEEIAIEDDNAEAQQEGVEARPFFGFARVATREVVPVLLQSMCRQDEDADDNEYNVSRAAYQAMQLYAQCVQGDVIQPVVTFVEENIRNEDWHRRDAAVAAFGAIMEGPEPTVLEPLIKQALSVLLGMMEDSSISVRDSTAYALGRVCDCCPEVLDPEVHLQPLISCLFNGLANSPKIASSCCWALMNVADRFAGDDGSQTNPLSKHFEDSVKSLLTVTERQDADNQLRTAGYEVLNSFVMNSANDSLPMVATLSDVIIQRLEHTVPMQQQVVSAEDRILLEEMQTSLISVILAIVQRFEAEIKPQADRIMSVMLQVLNTLGAKSSVPDVIFATVGAIASALEDDFVKYMESFSPFLYNALGNQEEPGLCSMAIGLVSDIARALNEKVQPYCDTFMNLLLKTLQTSTNQLKPAILETFGDIAQAIGTNFDTYLTVVGQVLQQASSVTTSSDLPYDMVDYIVSLREGIMDAWGAILLSYKGTASITQLQPFIESIFQLLHIISQESNRSEGLMRSAMGVIGDLADAFPNGELAAYFRNDWVTSLVRETRTTRQYSERTIETARWTREQVKRQINMGAGMA, encoded by the exons ATGGACGTCCGTCAGGTGTTGCAGAGTACCCTCGCGCCAGATGCGACCGAGCGTAGCAATGCCGAACAGCAACTCGCCCACGCGGCGGAGGTTGACTTC GCTGCCTACCTCATCACCCTCGGCCAGGAACTCGCCAACGAGAGCAGCCCCGCTCATATCCGTGTTGCTGCCGGTATCGCTTTGAAGAACGCTTTCACTTTCCGGGACCAAGCCAAGTTGCGCGAGGTGCAGCTTCGATGGGCCCAGAGCATCAACGCCGAGACTAAGACACAGGTCAAAGAGCTTGCGCTCAAGACTTTGCAGTCACCCGACGCTCGCGCTGGAAATGCCGCCGCTACACTGATTGTTTCTATCGCCGCCATCGAGTTGCCGCGTGCTGAATGGCCCGAGTTGATGGGCATTCTTGTCCAAAATGTCGCCAGTGGAAACGACGCACTGAAGCAGTCCTCTCTCACTGCCATCGGTTACATTTGCGAGTCGCAAGATCCCGATCTCCGCGCCAGTCTGACACAACACTCCAATGCCATCCTTACTGCGGTTGTCCAGGGTGCTCGGCGCGAGGAGCCGAACATGGATGTCCGGTACGCTGCTATCGCCGCTCTCAGTGATGCCGTCGATTTCGTGCGAACCAACATGGACAACGAGGGAGAGCGCAACTACATTATGCAGGTCGTCTGCGAGGCTACTCAGGCCGATGAAGTCCGTGTGCAGGCTGCTGCATTCGGCTGCTTGAACCGCATCATGGGATCCTACTACGAGAAAATGCGCTTTTACATGGAGAAGGCTCTGTTTGGCCTGAGCATCATGGGCATGAAgagcgaggaggaagaagtcGCCAAGCTGGCTATTGAGTTCTGGTGTACCGTCTGTGAGGAGGAGATTGCCATCGAGGATGACAACGCCGAG GCTCAGCAGGAGGGTGTTGAAGCTCGTCCTTTCTTCGGATTTGCTCGCGTTGCTACCCGCGAGGTTGTTCCTGTTTTGCTACAATCAATGTGCCGACAGGACGAGGACGCTGATGATAATGAGTACAATGTCTCCCGTGCTGCCTACCAGGCTATGCAGCTTTACGCCCAGTGTGTGCAGGGTGATGTTATTCAACCTGTCGTGACCTTTGTTGAGGAGAACATCCGCAACGAGGACTGGCACCGTCGTGATGCCGCCGTCGCTGCTTTCGGCGCTATCATGGAAGGCCCTGAACCCACGGTCCTGGAGCCCCTGATCAAACAGGCTTTGTCTGTTTTGCTTGGCATGATGGAGGATAGCTCCATCTCTGTCCGGGACTCCACTGCCTACGCTCTGGGTCGCGTGTGCGACTGCTGCCCCGAGGTTCTCGACCCCGAGGTTCACCTCCAGCCGCTTATCTCTTGCCTCTTCAACGGCCTCGCCAACTCCCCCAAGATTGCCAGCTCTTGCTGTTGGGCTCTCATGAACGTCGCCGACCGATTTGCTGGTGACGATGGCTCGCAGACCAACCCTTTGTCGAAGCACTTTGAAGACAGTGTGAAGTCCCTACTGACCGTGACTGAGCG ACAAGATGCCGATAACCAGCTCCGTACTGCTGGATACGAAGTTCTCAACTCTTTTGTTATGAACTCTGCCAATGACAGCCTGCCCATGGTTGCGACCCTCTCAGATGTCATAATCCAACGTCTTGAGCACACTGTTCCCATGCAGCAGCAGGTCGTTAGTGCCGAGGATCGTATTCTCCTCGAGGAGATGCAGACTAGCTTGATCAGTGTTATTCTGGCCATCGTCCAGCGCTTCGAGGCCGAGATCAAGCCTCAGGCTGACCGTATCATGAGCGTGATGCTTCAGGTCCTGAATACCCTTGGTGCCAAGTCGAGCGTGCCAGATGTCATCTTTGCCACCGTCGGTGCGATTGCCAGTGCTCTTGAGGATGATTTCGTCAAGTACATGGAGtcattcagcccattcctgTACAACGCCCTGGGCAACCAGGAGGAGCCCGGTCTCTGCTCTATGGCCATCGGCTTGGTCAGTGACATTGCTCGTGCCTTGAACGAGAAGGTTCAGCCTTACTGCGACACTTTCATGAACCTGCTGCTCAAGACTCTACAG ACTTCCACCAACCAGCTCAAGCCTGCGATTCTTGAGACCTTTGGCGACATCGCCCAGGCCATCGGAACCAACTTCGATACGTACCTGACAGTCGTTGGCCAGGTTCTCCAGCAAGCCTCCAGCGTGACCACCAGCTCCGACCTCCCATACGACATGGTGGACTACATTGTTTCTCTCCGTGAAGGCATCATGGATGCTTGGGGTGCTATTCTTCTGTCTTACAAGGGCACTGCTTCGA TCACCCAACTGCAACCTTTCATCGAGTCTATTTTCCAGCTTCTTCACATTATCTCCCAGGAAAGCAACCGCAGCGAAGGTTTGATGCGGTCTGCCATGGGTGTGATTGG TGATCTTGCTGATGCTTTCCCCAACGGCGAGCTCGCTGCCTACTTCCGCAATGACTGGGTCACCTCTCTCGTGAGAGAGACTCGCACAACCAGACAGTACAGCGAGCGCACAATTGAGACTGCCCGCTGGACCCGCGAGCAGGTCAAGCGCCAGATCAACATGGGTGCTGGTATGGCGTAA
- a CDS encoding Cytochrome P450, with protein sequence MLDSCSQPLSGGGKNERPKKDWNMGKSPQILVSWLSKAYAEKKISAAPTKAALHEGSRVVIVASSETRATTLLSGLKYLAKNFATPSQLQHHLDEAMSGRSEDWSYENVESVTHLDEII encoded by the exons ATGCTCGATTCCTGTAGTCAGCCTCTTTCGGGGGGAGGTAAAAATGAGCGACCAAAAAAG GATTGGAATATGGGGAAAAGCCCACAAATTTTGGTCTCGTGGCTATCGAAAGCCTATGCCGAGAAGAAAATATCTGCCGCTCCAACAAAGGCTGCTCTTCATGAAGGTTCACGAGTGGTTATAGTTGCTAGCAGTGAGACTAGAGCTACTACTTTGCTATCTGGGCTTAAATATCTGGCAAAGAATTTCGCAACACCCTCGCAGCTGCAACACCATCTAGATGAAGCCATGTCAGGAAGGTCCGAGGATTGGTCATACGAGAACGTCGAGTCCGTCACCCACCTCGACGAGATCATATAA